The window AGCACGAGAATTGAGTAAAGGCCATCGGCCAGCTGCACTCGGTTAATTAGACTCCATAGAAGCCAACCGCCACCAATACCAACAAGGGTGCCGATACCAAACTGCATCGCGAAGCTTTTGAGTAGAAAGTTCATTCCCATCTCGGCATCAGGGGTGCCCAGTAGCGCAATTAAAGTCACCGTAAGGAAAACAGCCATTGGGTCATTGGTACCGGATTCGATCTCTAGAGTTGAGCCAACACGTTCATTGAGGCTCTGCCCTTTCAACAAAGAAAATACCGCGGCTGCATCGGTCGAACCGACAATCGCACCAACCAAGATCCCCTGCATCAATGACAGGTCGAACAGCCATGCCGCCATTAAGCCGGTTAGGGTTGCAGTACAGGCCACGCCTATTGTGGCTAGTGAGAGCGACGGCCAAAAAGCGACCTTGAAGCTCGCGACCTTAGTTCGCATACCACCATCAAGCAGGATCACGGCAAGCGCAAGGTTACTCACCAAATAAGTCAGCGAGTAATCATTGAAATTAATGCCACCGGGGCCATCTTCGCCCGCCAACATACCAACGAACAAAAAGATTAAAAGAATCGGAACGCCCAATCGAGAGGACACTTGTGAGAAAAGTACACTGAGGGCGATGAGTACGGCACCAGTCAAAAATAAGTGGTTAATGGTTATTGCGTCCAATTCGTTCCCCCAAAGAATAAAATTCGAGCTTTAAGCCTGTTGTTCTTTTGCCACTAGCTTGTTGATCTTCTGCCGTTTAGCAAGGCACGGTCGGTGAAAGTGCCGTAGTTACTATAACAAACTTATGTTTCGCTTCGTGTCATAAGCAGGACTAAATACCGTTTCTCGGTCATTTAGTTGTTAAATTTTATGACTCGCAGTCTAATTCATCTCTTTTTGTTAGACCTTTGGCTAATTTAACAACATTGCAACATCACACTTTTCTATGGTTATGCCTCATAGCGACCATATTTCAGTACATTAGCGTCAATATCATCCCGACTAAAGTTGCACAGATCCCTTGACTTATCCTTGCTACATTCTAAATCGTAACATTACGTTAACACTGTAATTTTCTACAGAAACGGTTTCTACTGAAATGGAATAAAGGAGAAGGCAATGGCGTTCGAATCAACAGAACATGCTCAAGCCTACTGGAAGGAAAACTTGGGAATAATGGGAACACTGCTCGCTGTATGGTTTGTGGTGTCTTATGGCGCTGGCATCTTATTTGTGGATGTCCTAAATACCATTCAATTTGGCGGATTTAAGCTAGGTTTTTGGTTCGCTCAACAAGGTTCGATATACACCTTCGTGGCGCTGATATTTATTTACGTTGTTCGCATGAATGCGCTCGACAAAAAATACAACGTACAGGAAGACTAGAGGCTAGAACATGGATATTCAAACTTGGACGTTTATTCTCGTCGGTATTACTTTCGCAGTATATATCGGCATCGCAATCTGGGCTCGCGCTGGAACAACTAGTGAATTCTACGTTGCTGGCGGCGGCGTACACCCAGTAGCAAACGGCATGGCAACAGCCGCTGACTGGATGTCGGCAGCATCCTTCATCTCAATGGCAGGTATCATCTCATTCGTTGGTTACGACGGTGCGGTTTACCTAATGGGTTGGACAGGTGGTTATGTACTACTTGCGCTATGTTTAGCACCTTACCTACGTAAGTTCGGTCAGTTTACGGTTCCTGATTTCATCGGTGAACGTTACTACTCGAAAACAGCACGTATGGTAGCGGTATTCTGTGCAATCTTCGTATCGTTCACGTACGTTGCAGGCCAGATGCGTGGTGTTGGCGTTGTATTCTCTCGTTTCCTAGAAGTTGATATTAACCTAGGCATCATCATTGGTATGGGTATTGTGTTCTTCTACGCAGTACTCGGTGGTATGAAAGGCATCACTTATACGCAGGTAGCTCAATTCTGTGTCCTCATTTTCGCCTTCCTTGTTCCAGCAATCTTTACCTCAATCATGATGACGGGTAACCCACTTCCACAAGTTGGTATGGGCTCAACGCTATCAGGTACAGATGTATACCTACTTGATAAACTGGATGGACTAACAGAAGAACTCGGATTTACCGCCTATACCGAAGGTAACAAGAGCATGGTAGATGTATTCTTCATCTGTGCAGCTCTAATGGTAGGTACTGCCGGTCTTCCACACGTAATCATTCGTTTCTTCACAGTACCAAAAGTACGTGATGCTCGTATCTCTGCGGGTTGGGCTCTACTGTTCATCTCATTGCTATACACAACAGCACCTGGCGTTGCAGCATTCGCTCGTGTAAACATGATCGAAACGATTAACGGTCCAGACATGCAGGGTGTCGCAGCAGCAGACGCACCAAGCTGGTACAAAAACTGGGAAAGCACTGGCCTAGTTGGTTGGGAAGATAAGAACGGCGATGGCAAAATGTTCTACTCGGGCGATGAACGTAACGAGATGAAGATTAACCGTGACATCATCGTACTGGCTTCTCCAGAACTAGCAAAACTACCAAACTGGGTTGTCGCACTACTTGCAGCCGGTGGCTTAGCCGCAGCACTATCAACAGCCGCGGGCCTGCTATTGGTAATCTCAACGTCGATTTCACATGACTTGTTGAAGAAAGGCTTTAGACCAAACATGACCGACAAGCAGGAGCTGTTAGCCGCTCGTTTAGCTGCCATGATCGCGATTGTCGGTGCTGGTTACTTAGGTATTAATCCACCAGGCTTTGTAGCACAGGTAGTAGCGTTTGCCTTCGGCTTAGCCGCAGCATCCTTCTTCCCAGCGATCATCCTAGGTATCTTCTACAAGAAGATGAACAAGGAAGGCGCAATTGCAGGTATGTTGTCAGGTATTGCCTTCACAGCAAGCTACATCATCTACTTCAAGTTCATTAACCCAGCAGCAAGCACACCGGAAAACTGGTGGTTTGGTATCAGCCCAGAAGGCATCGGTACGCTAGGTATGTGTCTAAACTTTGTAGTATCAATTGCAGTGAACAAAGTGACAGCTGAAGTTCCTGAAGATGTACAAGAGATGGTTGAGAATATCCGTTACCCGAAAGGTGCAGGTGAAGCTCACGACCATTAAGAAGCTCGCTACTTAGTGACTAGGTAGTAAGCACTTAGAAAAAGAATCAGTACTTACATTGTAGGGATTAGGTACTGATTCCAGAAAGCCGATACTTATGTATCGGCTTTTTCTTTTCCTGCTCATTTTATAAAAAGAGAAACAAAGGGTTGTTTTTAAAACATCATTTGATAATAATTATCATTAACATCCAAATAAAGAGATGCAGATGATGATGAAAGAACAGCAGGTTCTCTATTCGAAATTTTACAAAGCACAGGATCGCTTTACTTCACTAGAACAAGTTCAAGGCCATGAGCCGTTTGTGATTCGAGATTATATCGAATGTGCACTCACGCTTTCAGCTTACTATGAAAAGCATGCCGCCCAAGAAAACATCTTGTTGTGCGAGCTGTACCTGCGCCAAGTCTTCTTCCATTTGATTGAAGCGATTGAGTCTCCTGACCGCAGTTTCACCTTTCGTCATATCTGCCTAGACTCTATTTACTCGCCACTGTTTTATTTGAAACGACACTACTGCCAGCAACCACAAGGCCAAGCGCGTTTTTTGAATATCAGCCAAACACTACAACAAGTCCAAGCCCCACTTGGCTAACAAGGATAGAAGATGACCCTACAATATCGAATTGAGAAAGACAGCATGGGCGAAGTTAAAGTCCCCGCCGATGCATTATTCCAAGCACAAACTCAACGTGCCGTGGATAACTTCGCGTTTAGTTCGCACAAGATGCCAGCCAGTTTCATTCAAGCACTGGCGCTGATTAAGCAGGCCGCCGCCGATACCAACGCTCAGTTAGGTTTATTAGAAGGTGATATTGCCAACGCGATAGCCGAAGCTAGCCAAGAGATCATTGAGGGTAAACACCTCGAGCAATTCCCTATTGATGTTTACCAAACCGGTTCTGGTACAAGCTCTAACATGAATGCCAACGAAGTGATTGCGACGCTCGCTTCAAGAAGCCTGCAAGGAGACGTGAACCCGAACGATCACGTAAACATGGGGCAAAGCAGTAACGATGTAGTGCCAACCGCGATTCAAATCAGTGTCGCTTTGATGGCAGAAAATAAGCTGCTGCCTGCACTTACCCACCTTTCTGCGGCGCTTACCGTAAAACAGCGTGAACTTGCTGAGGTAGTCAAAACTGGCCGTACCCATCTAATGGATGCAATGCCGATTACCTTTGATCAAGAGCTTGGTGGTTGGAAATTTCAGATTGAACATGCCAAGCAAGCGATAGAAAGCAGCTTGCCAGCAGTCAAGGCGCTTGCTCAAGGTGGCACTGCGGTTGGTACGGGGATCAATGCCGACCCACGCTTTGCCGATAAGTTTGCAAGTAACCTGTCTCAATCGACAAAGATCAGTTTTACCTCGAGTGAAAACTTCTTTTTTAACCTCAGCAGCCAAGACGCGATCGTTGCATTTTCTGGCCAGCTCAAAACGGCAGCGGTTGCGATCATGAAGATCTCAAACGATCTTCGCTGGATGAACTCAGGCCCACTGGCTGGCTTAGGGGAAATTGAGTTGCAGGCTCTGCAACCGGGCTCGTCGATAATGCCTGGCAAGGTAAACCCTGTAATTCCAGAAGCTGCAGCCATGGCGGCAGCGCAAGTGATTGGTAACGACACCACCATTACTGTCGCAGGCCAATCTGGTAACTTCCAACTAAATGTGATGCTGCCAGTGATTGCTCATAACGTATTAGAAAGTATAGATCTTTTAGCTAACAGCTCAGTCGCCTTAGCAGATAAAGCCGTTGCGACCTTCACAGTGCGCCAAGACAATCTCGATTTAGCGCTTTCAAAGAATCCGATTCTGGTGACCGCACTCAACCCTGTGATTGGTTACCTAAAAGCGGCGGATATTGCCAAGAAAGCTTATAAAGAAGGCTTACCAATTCTGGATGTTGCCGAGAGAGAAACCGACCTAAGCCGAGAAGAACTCAGCAAGTTGCTTAACCCAACCGCTCTAACTCAAGGTGGTATTGCGGGTTAGCCAGAGACTACGCTAAGCCAGAATAGAACTATAGAAACACAAAAGGGCCTCATCCGAGGCCTTTTACATCCGTACATTAATTAGGAATTTAAGCTGATTACTCTTAACTAGCTCACCCGATTTAGAACCGCTCTGAGTTTTAGTGGCTTCACAGGCTTAGCAATAAAGCTAAAGCTGTTGGCCTTTATCGCTGCCAACATGTCATCGGTTCTATCTGCACTGATAATGACCCCTTCAAAAGAGTCACCAAGGCGCAAACGACACTGCTGCAATACTTCGAGCCCCGTTCTGCCATTATCTAAACGATAATCAGAGAAAATCACATCCGGCTGCCAATCATCATCGAGACACTTCAAACTTTCGACTAAGTCGACAGCGGTCTTAACTTCACATCCCCATCGCCCTATCAAGTTCTCCATACCGACCAAAATTTCTCGCTCATTATCGACACACAATATCTTCAAGTGCTCGATATCACTGGTCGCCATTGGCGTCGAAGCTTGCACAACCGGAGCCACTTGCTCTGCTCTCGCTAAGGTGATGGAAAAGACGCTGCCTTCTCCCGGCCATGAACGCATAGAGATTTGATGACCAAGCACATGAGCAATGCCTTTGGAGATGGCTAATCCTAGCCCTAACCCTTGATCGGCACGAACTTGGCTACCGCGAGTAAACTCTTCGAAGATCTCTTGTTGTTTGTCTTCATCGATACCGGTTCCGTTATCCCATACATCGATTCGTACCTGACCATTCACTCGTCTCGCACCAAGTACCACTTTCCCTTCTGGGTTATAGCGAAAAGCATTGGTTAAAAAGTTCTGAATCACTCGTCTTAATAACTTAGGGTCAGAATGAATAAACAGTGACGATGGAATCATCTGAAACTGTATTTTTTGCTGTGTCGCTAAAGCGCTAAATTCCGCATTCAAATTGGTTAACACATCGTGTACCGCAATCGCGTGAATGTTGGTTTCCAACTTGCCTGATTCCAATCGCGAAATATCCAGTAAGTCACCAATCAGATCTTCAGCCGCACCCAACGCACTTTCGATATGAGAAGAAAGCTGCTTCACCTCTTGTTCTTTTGCGACCTCAGAAAGTGACGACGCAAATAGACGTGCGGCATTGAGCGGCTGCATTAAATCGTGGCTTACCGCAGCAAGAAAACGACTCTTGGATTGTGATTCTTGGTCAGAGATTTGCGTCGCCTTTACCAAGCGATGGTTAAGCTTCTCGAGCTCTTGAGTTCGTTCATGGACTCTCGATTCCAAGCTTTCATTAGCATCTTTCAGCGCTTGCTCTGCTTGTCTGAATACCGTGATGTCGGTAAAGCTCATGACAAACCCACCACTTGGCATTGGGTTACCTTGCACCTCAATCACTCTACCATCAGGACGAATACGAGAAGAGGTGTGTCGTGTGCCTTGCTCAAGGTGATAGACACGACGTCGAACGTGATCTTCTGGGTCACCAGGACCACACAAACCTTGCTCAGCATTGTGACGAATTACATCTGAAATGGGTCGACCCACCTGAATCAAGCCAATAGGGAATTCAAACAGCTCAAGATAACGTTGATTCCACGCCACCAGCCTCATTTGTTTGTCTATTACTGCAATGCCTTGACCAATATGTTCAATCGCACCTTGCAGTAAACCACGGCTGAAATCGTACAGTTCAGAGGCCTCATCAACGATGGTCGCAACTTCCTCAAGCTGCATATTTCTGCCCTGCAAGGCCGAAGTAAGTACTAACTTAGCTGAAGATGCACCGAATACACCAGCGAGCACACGTTCTGCATGTCGAATCAGGCTTGCGGGCGCTTGTTGGTTAGGAAGTAGCGGCTGCCCGTGCTGTTGCCAATAACTCTGCAAGGCACTTTTCGCACGCTTACGCCCCACAAAACGAGACGCCAGCATCTCTAATTCAGCAACCGTCACACGGCTCTGATAGAGGCTGATGTTCTCATTTTCTGGTAATGGTGTGCCAATAAAAGCAGCCGATTGTAAACGCTCACTTAAGCTTGGTCTAGTCACCATCGAAACCACGGCATAACACAAAGTATTCAGCAAAATACTCAGCACAATCCCCCAGTTTGAACGGCTGATCTCCCAACTGTTGAGCAACTCTGGTGGCGTGATAATCCACAGTAAAAGGTTACTTTCACTGTCGCCTGCCAGCATACTGGTTTGGCTCATCAGGGTGATCAGCCAAATCAACGAGCCCACCATTAAGCCGACATAAACCCCCTTCCGGTTACCCGGACGCCAGTACAAACCACCAATAAGTGCTGGCGCGAATTGAGCAATCGCCGCAAAAGAAAGAAAGCCAATCGCCGACAGTGAGTGAATGGTATCGAGCGCTTGATAGAACAACCAAGCACCAAGTAACAGCAGTAAAATCAACCCGCGTCGAATCACCAATAACAGACCTGAAAAATGTCGATGGGTTCTTTGAGTTAGGCGCATACGGCGCAATAACAGTGGCATCACTAAATCATTTGATACCATAATCGCTAATGCGATGGTCGAGACAATCACCATTCCACTCGCCGCCGAAGTACCTCCGAGGAAAGCCAACAAAGCTATGTGATTAGCACCTTCAGCCATTGGCACGCTGATCACGTAAGTATCAGCCGGCATGTCGGTGAGCAGCCCTTGTCCTGCCCAAGCAATTGGCAGCACAAATAGGCCCATTAGAATCAAATAAAGTGGAAACAACCAGCGAGCGGTATGCAAATCTTGAGGACGTTCGTTCTCAACCACCATGGTGTGGAATTGGCGCGGCAGACAGACAATCGCCAACATGGTCAACACGGTATGAATAATTAAGGTCGGAATATTAGGCGATTCGTAGGTGGACGCCGCCACATCAAACAAGTCAATTTTGTCACTGCTCATCGCCAGGTAGATAATAAACAGGCCAACAATCAGGAATGCTGCAAGCTTAACGATAGATTCAAACGCTACAGCCATCATCATGCCACGGTGATGCTCTGTGTTATCGATATGACGTGTACCAAACAGCATAGTAAAAATGGCCAAAGCACCGACCACAAACCAAGACACGTGATAATCCTGATAGCCGAAATCAGCCGCTAGGTTTGGCGCAACAATATCTAGTCCCATGGTGATACCACGGAGTTGCAGCGCGATATAAGGAAGAATACCGACCACAGCGATCACGGTCACCGCTACCGCTAAGCCTTGAGATTTGCCATAACGAGCCGCAATAAAATCGGCAATTGAAGTGATGTGTTCACGCTTTGCAATCAGGATCAACCGCGCCAAGATCCGCCACCCGAGCGTAAAGACCAGAATGGGGGCGAGATAGATAGGTAAAAAGGACCATGGGTTATTGCTCGCCTGTCCGACCGTTCCATAGAAAGTCCAAGAGGTACAATACACTGCAATCGAAAGGCTATAGATCCATGGCCGCCAACGCGATAGCCAACGAACCTGCCTGTCTCCATACCAAGCGATCAGAAATAACACACCCAAATAGGCTAAAGAGACTGGAATTACTATCCATCCTTGCATTAAAAACCCTTTTTCATCCATAAAAAAACCTCTCCATAAGGGAGAGGTTTCATTTAACTAAGGATGAGTCATTAACTCAATCGAATCGCTTAAATTCTGTGCTTCAGACTCTAATTATCAGCATTTGCTGTTAGATTCTAATTGTTCCGAACCTGATTGATTAACCTCAACCACTGAACTTCTCTCGTCCAACTTAATGAACAGAGCAAGAGCCCCCATCGCGGCCATACCCCAAAAGATGTTTGCCCCCCAAAGCTCATAGCCCCAGCCACTTAATGTCGTCATTAGTGCGATAACAGCCCCTAATGGGATCGCGTTATACAGCGCTTGAAGCGCGACCATTTTATTCTGTTCTTCTGATTGAATGTATTGAATGGCTGCGATGTGCGCCATAGCAAACGTCACGCCATGAAGCAGTTGCACCATAACTAAGGCGAAAATCGCCGTTGTTGATGCCGTAATACCCCAACGAGCCATCACACCGATTGCAGCTACCACAAACAGAGTACGCATTGACCAGCCAGAGAATAAGCGCTTACTTAACGCAAATACGGCCACCTCAGCGACAACACCTAGGCTCCATAAATAGCCAATAATCGCTTCTGAATGACCCGCTTCTTTCCAGTAAATCGCACTAAAGCTGTAGTAAGCCGCATGGCTACCTTGCAGCAACGCCATCAAGGCCAAAAATTTAACCACAGACGACTCACGCAGTAACTCACCTAATTTTGGTCGCACTGCTTGTTTCTCAGATCGCGTTACTGGCATCACGTTAGGGTTTCTCATCGCCAACACTAACGACAACAGCACACCAACAAGCGCTGTATACAAAATCATATCAGTGCCGAACTGTGCGACTAAATAACCAACCACGGTTGAGCCCGCAATAAAGGCAATCGAGCCCCATAAGCGAGTGCGTCCATAGTCAAGCATCTTAAGACGGCTGTAATGGTTAGCCATTGCATCAGAAAGAGGAATGATCGGTCCACTACACAGGTTGAACAGCACAGTTGCCAGCAACATTAGTATAAAACTGCCTCCGGTGAAAAAGTGGAAACCAACAAACAGCAATGATGCGAAGCTCATCCAGCGCAGAGCTGGCATTAAGTGTTCAACTCTATGAATGCGCGGCGTAATCACAAGGTTCGCAACACAGCGAGTTGCAAAACCGATACCGATCAATACACCGATGTCTCCTGCAGAGGCGCCCTGCTCTTCAAACCACAACGCCCAAAATGGCAAGTACACGCCATAAGCAAAAAAGAAACCAAGAAAATACTGAGAGATCCATCCATAAGGAGAAGGACTAAACATAAATAACCTATAAAGTGTGCAGAAAAAGGCGGCACCAATTATGCCTATCTAGAATGGGATGAAAAAGGAAATTCTTACTGATATAGCATTCCTATATTCAATTAGTCTGGATATCACATAGCACTAAGCTATATCACCTTCATCGATATCCAACCTGCATTTAGACTAAAGTCGTCTGGAGCTTCGCTGGTATTTTGTCAGACTGATTAAAGACTCCCACTTCTTGTGATGCTTATGCCTGATAAATTTAATATGCAGCACCCACCCTTCGATAGCCTGTCCGATACAGAACAATTGAAGCTTCGCTCTTCATTAGACGTGGTGTATTACCGT is drawn from Vibrio sp. SNU_ST1 and contains these coding sequences:
- a CDS encoding DUF4212 domain-containing protein, whose translation is MAFESTEHAQAYWKENLGIMGTLLAVWFVVSYGAGILFVDVLNTIQFGGFKLGFWFAQQGSIYTFVALIFIYVVRMNALDKKYNVQED
- a CDS encoding sodium:solute symporter family protein — protein: MDIQTWTFILVGITFAVYIGIAIWARAGTTSEFYVAGGGVHPVANGMATAADWMSAASFISMAGIISFVGYDGAVYLMGWTGGYVLLALCLAPYLRKFGQFTVPDFIGERYYSKTARMVAVFCAIFVSFTYVAGQMRGVGVVFSRFLEVDINLGIIIGMGIVFFYAVLGGMKGITYTQVAQFCVLIFAFLVPAIFTSIMMTGNPLPQVGMGSTLSGTDVYLLDKLDGLTEELGFTAYTEGNKSMVDVFFICAALMVGTAGLPHVIIRFFTVPKVRDARISAGWALLFISLLYTTAPGVAAFARVNMIETINGPDMQGVAAADAPSWYKNWESTGLVGWEDKNGDGKMFYSGDERNEMKINRDIIVLASPELAKLPNWVVALLAAGGLAAALSTAAGLLLVISTSISHDLLKKGFRPNMTDKQELLAARLAAMIAIVGAGYLGINPPGFVAQVVAFAFGLAAASFFPAIILGIFYKKMNKEGAIAGMLSGIAFTASYIIYFKFINPAASTPENWWFGISPEGIGTLGMCLNFVVSIAVNKVTAEVPEDVQEMVENIRYPKGAGEAHDH
- a CDS encoding lyase family protein, which gives rise to MTLQYRIEKDSMGEVKVPADALFQAQTQRAVDNFAFSSHKMPASFIQALALIKQAAADTNAQLGLLEGDIANAIAEASQEIIEGKHLEQFPIDVYQTGSGTSSNMNANEVIATLASRSLQGDVNPNDHVNMGQSSNDVVPTAIQISVALMAENKLLPALTHLSAALTVKQRELAEVVKTGRTHLMDAMPITFDQELGGWKFQIEHAKQAIESSLPAVKALAQGGTAVGTGINADPRFADKFASNLSQSTKISFTSSENFFFNLSSQDAIVAFSGQLKTAAVAIMKISNDLRWMNSGPLAGLGEIELQALQPGSSIMPGKVNPVIPEAAAMAAAQVIGNDTTITVAGQSGNFQLNVMLPVIAHNVLESIDLLANSSVALADKAVATFTVRQDNLDLALSKNPILVTALNPVIGYLKAADIAKKAYKEGLPILDVAERETDLSREELSKLLNPTALTQGGIAG
- a CDS encoding PAS domain-containing hybrid sensor histidine kinase/response regulator; translated protein: MQGWIVIPVSLAYLGVLFLIAWYGDRQVRWLSRWRPWIYSLSIAVYCTSWTFYGTVGQASNNPWSFLPIYLAPILVFTLGWRILARLILIAKREHITSIADFIAARYGKSQGLAVAVTVIAVVGILPYIALQLRGITMGLDIVAPNLAADFGYQDYHVSWFVVGALAIFTMLFGTRHIDNTEHHRGMMMAVAFESIVKLAAFLIVGLFIIYLAMSSDKIDLFDVAASTYESPNIPTLIIHTVLTMLAIVCLPRQFHTMVVENERPQDLHTARWLFPLYLILMGLFVLPIAWAGQGLLTDMPADTYVISVPMAEGANHIALLAFLGGTSAASGMVIVSTIALAIMVSNDLVMPLLLRRMRLTQRTHRHFSGLLLVIRRGLILLLLLGAWLFYQALDTIHSLSAIGFLSFAAIAQFAPALIGGLYWRPGNRKGVYVGLMVGSLIWLITLMSQTSMLAGDSESNLLLWIITPPELLNSWEISRSNWGIVLSILLNTLCYAVVSMVTRPSLSERLQSAAFIGTPLPENENISLYQSRVTVAELEMLASRFVGRKRAKSALQSYWQQHGQPLLPNQQAPASLIRHAERVLAGVFGASSAKLVLTSALQGRNMQLEEVATIVDEASELYDFSRGLLQGAIEHIGQGIAVIDKQMRLVAWNQRYLELFEFPIGLIQVGRPISDVIRHNAEQGLCGPGDPEDHVRRRVYHLEQGTRHTSSRIRPDGRVIEVQGNPMPSGGFVMSFTDITVFRQAEQALKDANESLESRVHERTQELEKLNHRLVKATQISDQESQSKSRFLAAVSHDLMQPLNAARLFASSLSEVAKEQEVKQLSSHIESALGAAEDLIGDLLDISRLESGKLETNIHAIAVHDVLTNLNAEFSALATQQKIQFQMIPSSLFIHSDPKLLRRVIQNFLTNAFRYNPEGKVVLGARRVNGQVRIDVWDNGTGIDEDKQQEIFEEFTRGSQVRADQGLGLGLAISKGIAHVLGHQISMRSWPGEGSVFSITLARAEQVAPVVQASTPMATSDIEHLKILCVDNEREILVGMENLIGRWGCEVKTAVDLVESLKCLDDDWQPDVIFSDYRLDNGRTGLEVLQQCRLRLGDSFEGVIISADRTDDMLAAIKANSFSFIAKPVKPLKLRAVLNRVS
- a CDS encoding 3-phenylpropionate MFS transporter, coding for MFSPSPYGWISQYFLGFFFAYGVYLPFWALWFEEQGASAGDIGVLIGIGFATRCVANLVITPRIHRVEHLMPALRWMSFASLLFVGFHFFTGGSFILMLLATVLFNLCSGPIIPLSDAMANHYSRLKMLDYGRTRLWGSIAFIAGSTVVGYLVAQFGTDMILYTALVGVLLSLVLAMRNPNVMPVTRSEKQAVRPKLGELLRESSVVKFLALMALLQGSHAAYYSFSAIYWKEAGHSEAIIGYLWSLGVVAEVAVFALSKRLFSGWSMRTLFVVAAIGVMARWGITASTTAIFALVMVQLLHGVTFAMAHIAAIQYIQSEEQNKMVALQALYNAIPLGAVIALMTTLSGWGYELWGANIFWGMAAMGALALFIKLDERSSVVEVNQSGSEQLESNSKC